From a region of the Salvelinus alpinus chromosome 2, SLU_Salpinus.1, whole genome shotgun sequence genome:
- the LOC139558255 gene encoding specifically androgen-regulated gene protein-like: MPKSDTWPGGVAIETMNGMDSAGSCDSVVSMNSGFSDNSFEHLSAEERACLMFLEETIESLETEEDSGLSNDEPDRLPTPGNVATKMAHLSASMGQNKLNNVSKYPREQNGYLVPTPFILANSTSCILPKARPGIPQDKENSLSKPQVTALDNMPCQGNHPCLPPEVNVVVIPPPSKPKDYPGQRPPPSPRGPLSYEALVHLRKSASMKRTPQSPTAETRDWNRQPSASDIPIHPHHGSTPRGRSVTPAQGILPREPSKHKASPPDVFPKKNKIPSHIAVNTQRDTANPTTDSSAPSLGSLPRDRRLSDPQKVRNDALQKLGLLRDNNESQPEPVTPLCTSKSHSSLELTSARVGVKAPPHGNPTRSQPSTTSQGPRESNSRPVKSSSSFLHRSSEEQPTAPLSHPSKPSGVKAATLERSGVGLGSYMADHGIHSDPRSATLGSQREGGRCTPSAPNKASEQVETTPAAQPVFPHKTLHCPGFSVVMMPSMGEDRREALRKLGLLKD, encoded by the exons ATGCCAAAGAGTGACACATGGCCGGGTGGTGTCGCCATAGAGACAATGAATGGCATGGACAGTGCAGGCAGCTGTGACAGTGTTGTCAGCATGAACTCTGGATTT AGTGACAATAGCTTTGAGCACCTGTCTGCTGAGGAGAGGGCATGTCTCATGTTCTTGGAAGAGACCATAGAGTCCCTAGAGACTGAGGAGGACAGTGGACTATCCAATGATGAGCCTGACCGCCTGCCCACCCCTGGCAATGTGGCCACCAAGATGGCCCACCTCTCTGCCTCCATGGGCCAAAACAAACTCAACA ATGTATCAAAATATCCCAGAGAGCAGAACGGTTACCTGGTTCCTACTCCGTTCATCCTGGCCAACAGCACCTCCTGCATCCTGCCAAAGGCTAGGCCAGGCATACCCCAAGATAAGGAGAACTCTCTCTCAAAGCCCCAGGTCACTGCCTTGGACAACATGCCATGTCAGGGCAACCACCCTTGTTTACCCCCTGAGGTCAATGTTGTTGTGATTCCCCCTCCGTCAAAGCCCAAAGACTACCCTGGTCAGAGACCACCTCCTTCACCAAGAGGCCCTCTGTCCTATGAAGCCCTAGTGCATCTGAGGAAGAGTGCCTCCATGAAGAGAACCCCTCAAAGTCCCACAGCTGAGACCAGAGACTGGAACAGGCAGCCCTCTGCATCAGACATACCCATTCACCCGCATCATGGAAGCACACCCAGAGGCCGCTCAGTCACCCCAGCCCAAGGGATACTCCCCCGGGAGCCCAGCAAGCACAAGGCCAGTCCTCCAGACGTGTTCCCCAAAAAAAACAAAATCCCTTCCCACATTGCTGTGAATACCCAAAGGGATACTGCTAACCCCACTACAGACTCCAGTGCCCCTTCCTTGGGCTCATTGCCCAGGGACAGGCGTTTGTCGGACCCACAGAAGGTGAGAAATGATGCCTTACAAAAGCTGGGGCTCCTGAGAGACAATAATGAGTCCCAACCTGAGCCTGTTACGCCCCTGTGCACCTCCAAATCTCACTCCTCCTTGGAACTAACTTCAGCCCGTGTGGGAGTCAAAGCTCCACCTCATGGTAACCCAACAAGAAGCCAGCCCTCAACTACCTCCCAGGGACCCAGAGAATCTAACAGCAGGCCAGTAAAAAGCAGCAGCAGCTTCCTCCATCGCTCTAGTGAGGAGCAGCCCACCGCCCCCCTCTCACACCCGTCCAAACCCAGTGGGGTCAAAGCTGCCACCCTGGAGCGCTCAGGGGTGGGGCTTGGGAGCTACATGGCCGACCATGGGATACATTCCGATCCCCGCTCCGCCACCCTGGGCAGCCAGAGGGAGGGTGGACGTTGCACCCCATCTGCTCCCAACAAAGCCTCAGAACAGGTGGAAACAACCCCCGCTGCTCAGCCAGTGTTCCCCCACAAGACCCTGCACTGCCCAGGCTTCAGTGTGGTGATGATGCCCAGCATGGGAGAAGACAGACGAGAGGCACTTAGGAAGCTGGGGCTGCTGAAAGACTAG